In the Oryzias latipes chromosome 23, ASM223467v1 genome, one interval contains:
- the ano6 gene encoding anoctamin-6, translating into MSTDGIEETDSLCETDELGDAERCEEVVYAQEFLPTYQSIREGETVTKTQVVEFNDKPESLFFNDGIRRIDFILVYEDEDKKEFEKRTMSQRRKRRREYFEASLMKMGLELEATPSVVNDKLMFVKVHLPWDVLCTYAEVLHIKLPIRPNDMTPRPSMWRFFTCITKHFYPDEKLIQKEVEFFTAPFEKNRQDCFYIKDKDLFFTPSMRSRMACYILSKAQYEIRGNIIKFGITKLLNSGVYKAAYPLHDGKFNVKSKEEAPSERYLLYNEWANPKNFYKMQPLDLIRKYYGEKVGIYFAWLGFYTMMLAVAAVVGLGCFIYGLKSQETSTWSKEVCDPDIGGKIVMCPQCDLCKYWILNSTCETSQKLSIFDNFGTLVFAVFMSIWVTLFLEFWKRYQAELEYEWDTVEFLEQEEPPRPEYEARCIYERKNPVTGITEKVPFTSCGRCVRISIGIGTVCFWIMLILASIVAIIVYRLAVFITFSYQLRNNNLKNLEPIKEYVTPQMATSVTASLISFVVIMILNILYERVAIWITNFELPRTRTDYENSLTMKMFLFQFVNYYSSCFYIAFVKGKIVGYPGKPVKLLGEYRSEECDPGGCLMELTTQLAIIMGGKAIWNNIQEVLLPWVKNWLFRRCGSNVTEKVTPRWEQDYQLQAISQLGLFYEYLEMVIQFGFVTLFVASFPLAPVLALINNLFEIRVDAWKFTTQSRRIVPQKAQDIGAWQPILQGIAILAVATNAMIIAFTSDMIPRLVYYWSFSVFPYSDNTEHTMRGYINSSLSVFNISDSPFDLTDIAMSAPSNLTTCRYRDFRYPPGHPWQYEHNIQYWHVLGAKLAFIIVVEHIVYLTKFLLSYVIPDVPYAVKERIKREKYLTHVILHETSLKLVTRRLKPLIDDKISHDATNFNKEEIEMKATLTPIEENN; encoded by the exons ATGAGCACAGACGGCATAGAAGAGACGGACTCGCTGTGTGAAACTGACGAACTGGGTGATGCAGAGCGCTGTGAGGAAGTTG tctaCGCTCAGGAATTTTTACCAACATATCAGTCCATCAGAGAAGGAGAGACCGTAACCAAAACACAAGTG GTAGAATTCAATGACAAACCTGAGTCGCTGTTCTTCAACGATGGGATTCGAAGGATCGATTTCATCCTGGTGTATGAAGATGAGGACAAGAAGGAGTTTGAGAAGAGGACCATGTCCCAGAGGCGCAAG AGACGGCGGGAGTACTTTGAGGCCAGCCTGATGAAAATGGGCTTGGAGCTGGAAGCCACTCCATCT GTAGTCAACGACAAACTAATGTTTGTCAAAGTTCACCTGCCGTGGGATGTGTTGTGCACCTACGCCGAGGTCTTACACATCAAGCTTCCCATCCGGCCCAACGACATGACCCCTCGCCCCTCCATGTGGCGCTTCTTCACCTGCATAACAAAGCACTTTTACCCCGACGAAAAGCTGATCCAGAAAGAGGTGGAATTTTTCACCGCCCCCTTTGAGAAGAACCGTCAGGACTGCTTCTACATCAAGGACAAAGATCTTTTCTTCACGCCGTCCATGAGGAGCAGGATG GCATGTTATATCTTGAGCAAGGCCCAATATGAAATTCGAGGTAACATCATCAAGTTTGGCATCACCAAGCTGCTGAATTCTGGGGTGTACAAAGCTGCCTACCCCCTTCACGAT ggCAAGTTCAATGTTAAGTCCAAAGAAGAAGCTCCCAGTGAGAGGTACCTGCTTTATAACGAATGGGCAAATCCCAAGAACTTCTACAAGATGCAGCCTCTTGACCTCATAAG GAAATACTATGGAGAGAAGGTTGGGATTTACTTCGCCTGGCTAGGTTTCTACACAATGATGTTGGCAGTGGCTGCTGTTGTGGGACTGGGCTGTTTTATTTATGGACTCAAAAGTCAAGAAACAAGCACCTGGAG CAAAGAAGTTTGTGACCCAGACATTGGGGGGAAGATTGTCATGTGTCCTCAGTGTGACCTGTGCAAATACTGGATACTGAACAGCACCTGTGAAACTTCCCAA aaaCTGTCTATATTTGATAACTTTGGGACGCtggtgtttgcagttttcatGTCCATCTGGG TCACTTTGTTCCTGGAGTTTTGGAAGCGCTACCAGGCCGAGCTGGAGTACGAATGGGACACTGTGGAATTTCTGGAGCAGGAAGAGCCACCTCGCCCTGAATACGAGGCCAGATGTATTTATGAGAGGAAAAACCCGGTTACAGGG ATCACAGAAAAAGTTCCATTCACATCCTGCGGGCGGTGTGTTCGAATCTCGATAGGAATTGGGACCGTCTGTTTTTGG ATTATGTTGATCCTGGCCTCTATCGTGGCTATCATTGTGTACCGCCTGGCTGTCTTCATCACCTTTTCCTACCAACTCAGAAATAACAATCTGAAGAACTTGGAGCCAATAAAGGAGTATGTGACGCCGCAGATGGCCACATCTGTCACTGCCTCCCTCATCAGTTTTGTGGTGATCATGATCCTCAATATTCTGTACGAGCGTGTCGCCATCTGGATTACAAACTTCG AGCTTCCACGCACCAGGACAGACTATGAAAACAGCCTGACGATGAAGATGTTCCTCTTTCAGTTTGTCAATTACTACTCCTCTTGTTTCTACATTGCTTTTGTGAAAGGGAAAATAGTCGGTTACCCCGGGAAGCCTGTTAAACTCCTTGGAGAATATCGAAGCGAGGAG TGTGATCCTGGTGGTTGCCTCATGGAGTTGACCACTCAGCTCGCCATCATCATGGGTGGGAAAGCCATCTGGAACAACATCCAGGAGGTTTTGCTCCC GTGGGTAAAGAACTGGCTTTTCCGGCGCTGCGGCTCCAACGTCACAGAGAAGGTGACTCCTCGCTGGGAACAGGACTACCAGCTCCAGGCCATATCCCAGCTGGGACTGTTCTATGAATATCTTGAGATGG TGATCCAGTTTGGATTTGTGACCCTGTTCGTGGCTTCCTTCCCTCTGGCTCCAGTTTTGGCTCTGATCAACAACCTGTTTGAGATTCGGGTGGATGCTTGGAAATTCACCACTCAGTCTCGCCGCATTGTTCCGCAGAAAGCCCAGGATATTGGTGCCTGGCAGCCCATTCTCCAAGGCATTGCCATTTTGGCTGTTGCAACAAAC GCCATGATCATCGCCTTTACATCGGACATGATTCCTCGATTGGTCTACTACTGGTCCTTTTCCGTGTTTCCGTATAGCGATAACACTGAGCACACCATGCGTGGTTACATCAACAGCTCCCTGTCTGTGTTCAATATCAGCGATTCACCCTTTGATTTGACAGACATCGCTATGTCTGCTCCCTCCAACCTCACTACCTGCAG GTATCGGGATTTTCGCTACCCCCCTGGACACCCCTGGCAGTATGAACACAACATCCAATACTGGCACGTGTTGGGAGCCAAATTGGCTTTCATAATTGTAGTAGAG CACATCGTTTACTTGACCAAGTTCCTCCTATCCTACGTGATCCCGGACGTCCCGTATGCCGTCAAAGAAcgaattaaacgggagaaataCTTGACCCACGTTATTCTCCACGAGACCAGCCTGAAGCTGGTGACCAGACGTTTAAAGCCACTCATAGATGACAAAATCAGCCATGATGCCACAAACTTCAACAAGGAGGAGATAGAGATGAAGGCTACACTGACCCCAATAGAGGAAAACAACTGA